In Streptomyces sp. TLI_146, the genomic stretch CGGGCTGGACGAGATCGTCGAGGCCCACCGCTATATGGAGGCGGGCGGCCAGGTGGGCAAGATCGTGGTTGCGGTCGACCACTGAGGACCGGCCGAGGCAGGGGCCAAACGGGGGAAAAGTCGGAAAATCGCGTGAGTGTCGCCGGGGTCGGTCAAGTCCTCAAGAGGGTGCCTCGGCACAAGGACGCCATGCCACCGAAGGAGATCCTCATGCGCTTGTACAGGCGACCGGCCCTCACTTCCGCCCTCCTCGTCGCGGCACTGCCGGCAGCGGTGCTCCCCGTGGCGGCCCACGCCGCGTCCCCGCCCTCGCGGCCCGCGGCCGACCAGCCGCGGAGCGCGGCGCTCAACTTTGACGAGCTCGACTGCGAGGGCCCGGAGGAGGACCGGCTGCCGTCGACCGACTCGGGCCAGGGGGCCGTGCACGAGCCCGGCACCGCCGCGTTCGTCCCGGCCCCGCTTCCCACCGGCCTTCCGCCCGCCAAGGTCAAGTGGCCCAAGAACATCCCCGACCTGGACGACGCCAAGCGCATGCTCTCCGAGCTGGACGTCGGAACGTTCGACAGCAAGGGGTTCCGACGGACCGCCTTCGGCGGCAAGAGCTGCTGGGTCCTGCACGGCGTCGACAAGTGCCCCACCCGTGAACTCGCCCTGAAGGCCCTGTCCGACATCCCCGCCACCCTGAAGGACGGCTGCAAGGTGGTGGGCGGCCGCTGGCGCAGCCCCTACGACGACCTGACGGTCACCAACCCCCTGCGCGTCGACATCGACCACGTCGTGCCGCTCCGCGCCGCATGGGGTTCGGGCGCCCGGGACTGGCCCGAGTACAAGCGCCGCGCGTTCGCCAACGACCTCAGCGGCTCGCCGCAGCTCGTCGCGGTCTCCACGTGGAGCAACCGCGACAAGGGCGACAAGGGCCCGGACAAGTGGCTGCCCAAGGGGTACGAGTGCACGTACAGCCGTGCGTGGATCGGTGTGAAGGACTACTACGGGCTGCGGGTCACGACGCAGGAGCGTACGAAGCTGGCGGAGGTGCTGGGCGACTGCCCAGGGTAGGTCCCCGGCAGTCGGCGGGGGAGGCGGGCCGCGCCCGGCGCGCAAGCATCCCCCGGCGCGAATACACTTCTGCGGTGGACGAGAACAACCTTCCCCGCTGCCCCGAGTGCTCCGGCGCGTACACCTACGAGATGGGTGCGCTGCTGGTCTGCCCGGAGTGCGGGCACGAGTGGTCGCCCGCGACCGGTGTGTCCGACGAGGGCGGGGCCGGGGTGGTCAGGGACGCCGTCGGCAATGTGCTCGCCGACGGCGACACGGTGACCGTGATCAGGACACTGAAGGTCAAGGGCAGTCCGACCGGCATCAAGGCGGGCACCAAGGTGCGCAACATCCGCCTCGTCGACGGGGTCGACGGCCACGACATCGACTGCAAGGTCGAGGGTTTCGGGGCCATGCAGCTCAAGTCCAGCGTGGTCAAGAAGGCCTGACCGGTGCCGCGCGCTCAGGCGTGGGACACCGTGAGTTTGTAGAAGCCGACCCGGGCGCCCTTGGTGGTGCTGTCCGAGGACGACTGGTTGTACGACCCGGCCTTGAAGTACTGCTTGTAGCCGTTGAAGGACGACGGGATCGGGTAGTGGGTGGTCGTGCCGTTGACCGTCAGGTCGATGGTGTGGCCGCCCGAGACGCCGATGGTGTAGCTCCACGTCCTGCCGACCGGGACGTGGCCCACCGTGTGCGGGGTCTGGCCGCCCGAGGGAGAGTTCTCCGTGCCGAGGACGATGTCGCCGCTCGCCCGGTAGTACAGCTCCAGCAGTGGTTTGGTGGACGAGCCGCCCGTACCGAGGTGGATCTGCCCTACGCAGACGTTCGACGTCACGGACACCACGCGCAGGGTCGCGTCGAGCCGGTGCGTGCCGCGCAGTGACCAGTTGGCGGGGCTGCCGTCGCGGTTCATCTCGCGCAGCTCGGAGCGGGCGTAGTGGGAGTGGGGCGTGGTGACGCCCTTCTCCGGCGCCCAGAACGTCATCGCGCCGTCGCGTGTGTCCGTGTAGAAGTACGCGTCCTGGAAGCCGTTGGCCCCCTTGAGCCGGGACGGCGGGATCGTGGTCGGCGAGCCGGGGGAGCCCACCGGTTCCTGGAGCTCCCACACCGAGAGGTCGAAGTTGCCGCCGGGGGCGACCGAGGGGCTCGCGAGGATTGCCGCAGTGGCCGAGGGGGGTAGGGCCGATG encodes the following:
- a CDS encoding HNH endonuclease family protein, with product MRLYRRPALTSALLVAALPAAVLPVAAHAASPPSRPAADQPRSAALNFDELDCEGPEEDRLPSTDSGQGAVHEPGTAAFVPAPLPTGLPPAKVKWPKNIPDLDDAKRMLSELDVGTFDSKGFRRTAFGGKSCWVLHGVDKCPTRELALKALSDIPATLKDGCKVVGGRWRSPYDDLTVTNPLRVDIDHVVPLRAAWGSGARDWPEYKRRAFANDLSGSPQLVAVSTWSNRDKGDKGPDKWLPKGYECTYSRAWIGVKDYYGLRVTTQERTKLAEVLGDCPG
- a CDS encoding zinc ribbon domain-containing protein YjdM, giving the protein MDENNLPRCPECSGAYTYEMGALLVCPECGHEWSPATGVSDEGGAGVVRDAVGNVLADGDTVTVIRTLKVKGSPTGIKAGTKVRNIRLVDGVDGHDIDCKVEGFGAMQLKSSVVKKA
- a CDS encoding polysaccharide lyase family 7 protein → MRIRTLLIYVTTATAAGSLAVAAPAASALPPSATAAILASPSVAPGGNFDLSVWELQEPVGSPGSPTTIPPSRLKGANGFQDAYFYTDTRDGAMTFWAPEKGVTTPHSHYARSELREMNRDGSPANWSLRGTHRLDATLRVVSVTSNVCVGQIHLGTGGSSTKPLLELYYRASGDIVLGTENSPSGGQTPHTVGHVPVGRTWSYTIGVSGGHTIDLTVNGTTTHYPIPSSFNGYKQYFKAGSYNQSSSDSTTKGARVGFYKLTVSHA